The genomic region TGATGAAATTCGCCTAACTAAATGAGAACAAAGAACTGAATTCCTGTTTCCAACAAGCACCAAATATGGCACAACGGAGTTTTCATGTAATTTCCTCATATCTTTAGATTGTAATAGAAGAGATTTCCCCAAAACTACCATCAAAATATTGGACAGGTCAGAGCCGTTCAGGTTCAACAGATCTCCATATCTCAGTTTGCAGTTCTCACAAACGGAAACTTCCTTGTTATATTCAAAATTCATGCTACATACTGGAACCGTAGAAGATTCAGGGGATTCCTTATTGaacttaatttttaaaagtaCCTTTGTAAGTCTGGAAATATCCTTTATCCTTAATATGCGATTATTTTCGTGTAAAAATCTGTATAAAATCTCACAGAGTAGGACGTAGCACACGTCAATCCCCTCATTATTATCTCTAACTCCAAACTTTACGCATTTCTCAATAATGTATAAAAGATCGCTGCATTTTAGGTGACGGATATATCTCTGGAAATGTGTTAAAAGTGTTAGAAAGTGTGAATTATCTTCagaatttttaattaaagaCAACCATTCATTTGGGCTAAAGTTAAACATGTTTTCCAGGTATAAATCTCCTGGACCAATGGAATCATCTTTATGATTATCCCAAttactaaatttaaaagCAGGGGAATGTATAGGATTATAAGTTGAAGTCTGGTTAAATGTAGAGTTTTGAGTAGAATATGGCCTAAAATGATAAACGAATGATTTGTGAAAATTTATGGGATCACTTTGAGGATGAAATAAAGGATTTCGTTGTTTTTGTGTATTAAAGCAAAAACGACCGTTTGAACTaacacatttaaatatactatGGGAAATCAAAaatcttttatatttaacattaaaaGATGAAGAAATCTGAATCATTAAGTATGATATATCTGATTTATGAATGGTATGTGGATGTAGTGAAGAATCAAAATAAACTTTCTTGTGTAAATagtaaatattaatgattttttaatttttagtttctctacattttaaattgtaaatctacattttaaaatcgCAAATGTCAGAGAAGAATTCTTCGACTACACCAAAAATTACTAAATATGACgatgattttaaaactgTAAGTGATATTTTTTACTTATACCTTTAGGGTAAATTCACCAAAGAGGA from Theileria annulata chromosome 1, complete sequence, *** SEQUENCING IN PROGRESS *** harbors:
- a CDS encoding uncharacterized protein (Tap821d03.p1c.cand.37 - score = 22.94), producing the protein MIQISSSFNVKYKRFLISHSIFKCVSSNGRFCFNTQKQRNPLFHPQSDPINFHKSFVYHFRPYSTQNSTFNQTSTYNPIHSPAFKFSNWDNHKDDSIGPGDLYLENMFNFSPNEWLSLIKNSEDNSHFLTLLTHFQRYIRHLKCSDLLYIIEKCVKFGVRDNNEGIDVCYVLLCEILYRFLHENNRILRIKDISRLTKVLLKIKFNKESPESSTVPVCSMNFEYNKEVSVCENCKLRYGDLLNLNGSDLSNILMVVLGKSLLLQSKDMRKLHENSVVPYLVLVGNRNSVLCSHLVRRISSVYSKAFLLSNSIHNISILLHTIKRTKTRAFALLKMIVNRLSTKGEIESLLDKESNLHVKLISISQIIQFCINCHYSYSQFNLKLDTLIYSILKYVYNIFSGENMEEIIKFPNFVSQLNLLRKSINLERVHLKKLIEGSEISCFLDSLEHIKPTFAPNEFKTSNIHSQVDTILKSFNYETLLEHYVCPYIVDIFVPSKNVIIEVDGPYHYSTTINPRINKILKREVDNYRLGYTLNSKLKSRILTKSGFKFINIPFYQWPQTTNEQVYFISNLKI